In one window of Eleutherodactylus coqui strain aEleCoq1 chromosome 10, aEleCoq1.hap1, whole genome shotgun sequence DNA:
- the MIA gene encoding melanoma-derived growth regulatory protein isoform X1, with protein MYRSLLGLFFCMMVGGNRIMPKLADRKLCADEECSHPISMAVAQSDYTPPDCRFIPVRRGQTLYIFSKLKGRGRLFWLGSVQGDEYGEYTTKLGYFPSSIVQEEHYLMPGKVEVRTDQWDFMCH; from the exons ATGTATCGCTCACTGCTGGGGCTATTCTTCTGTATGATGGTTGGTGGAAACCGGATAATGCCCAAACTTGCAGATAGGAAACTCTGTGCGGATGAGGAGTGTAGTC ATCCCATTTCCATGGCAGTGGCGCAATCAGACTATACCCCCCCTGATTGTCGCTTCATCCCCGTCAGGCGTGGACAAACTCTGTATATTTTCTCCAAGTTAAAGGGCCGTGGGAGGCTGTTTTGGCTCGGAAGT GTGCAAGGGGATGAATATGGGGAGTACACAACGAAGCTGGGGTACTTTCCAAGTTCAATTGTTCAAGAAGAACACTATTTAATGCCTGGAAAAGTGGAAGTCAGAACAGAT
- the MIA gene encoding melanoma-derived growth regulatory protein isoform X2 yields the protein MMNWQHKRMYEDPISMAVAQSDYTPPDCRFIPVRRGQTLYIFSKLKGRGRLFWLGSVQGDEYGEYTTKLGYFPSSIVQEEHYLMPGKVEVRTDQWDFMCH from the exons ATgatgaactggcagcataaacggatgtatgaag ATCCCATTTCCATGGCAGTGGCGCAATCAGACTATACCCCCCCTGATTGTCGCTTCATCCCCGTCAGGCGTGGACAAACTCTGTATATTTTCTCCAAGTTAAAGGGCCGTGGGAGGCTGTTTTGGCTCGGAAGT GTGCAAGGGGATGAATATGGGGAGTACACAACGAAGCTGGGGTACTTTCCAAGTTCAATTGTTCAAGAAGAACACTATTTAATGCCTGGAAAAGTGGAAGTCAGAACAGAT